A window from Macaca thibetana thibetana isolate TM-01 chromosome 7, ASM2454274v1, whole genome shotgun sequence encodes these proteins:
- the WDR89 gene encoding WD repeat-containing protein 89, with amino-acid sequence MEKIEEQFANLHIVKSSSGTKEPTYLLGIDTSKTVQAGTENVAAVLCSNGSIRIYDKERLNVLREFSGYPGLLNGVRFANSCDSVYSACTDGTVKCWDARVAREKPVQLFKGYPSNIFISFDINCNDHIICAGTEKVDDDALLVFWDARMNSQDLSTTKDPLGAYSETHSDDVTQVRFHPSNPNMVVSGSSDGLVNVFDINVDNEEDALVTTCNSISSVSCIGWSGKGYKQIYCMTHDEGFYWWDLNHLDTDEPVTRLNIQDVREAVNMKEDSLDYLIGGLYHEKTDTLHVIGGTNTGRIHLMNCSTSGLTHVTSLQGGHAATVRSFCWNVQDDSLLTGGEDAQLLLWKPGAIEKTFTKKESMKIASSVHQRVRVHSNDSYKRRKKQ; translated from the coding sequence ATGGAAAAGATTGAGGAACAGTTTGCTAATCTGCACATTGTTAAATCTTCCTCAGGAACCAAAGAGCCCACTTACCTTCTTGGTATAGACACATCAAAGACTGTccaagcaggaacagaaaatgtgGCTGCTGTTTTATGTTCTAATGGATCAATCAGAATATATGATAAAGAAAGGTTAAATGTACTACGAGAATTTAGTGGATATCCTGGACTTCTTAATGGAGTCAGATTTGCAAATTCCTGTGATAGTGTATATTCAGCATGTACTGATGGCACTGTGAAATGTTGGGATGCTCGAGTAGCCAGAGAAAAACCTGTTCAGCTCTTCAAGGGTTACCCTTCcaatatttttatcagttttgatATTAATTGTAATGATCATATTATTTGTGCTGGTACAGAAAAAGTTGATGATGATGCATTGTTGGTGTTTTGGGATGCAAGGATGAATTCTCAGGATTTATCTACAACTAAAGACCCACTTGGTGCATATTCAGAGACACATAGTGATGATGTCACTCAAGTACGTTTCCATCCCAGCAATCCCAACATGGTAGTCTCAGGTTCATCTGATGGCCTGGTAAATGTATTTGATATTAATGTTGATAATGAGGAGGATGCACTGGTTACAACCTGTAACTCAATTTCATCAGTAAGCTGTATTGGTTGGTCTGGGAAAGGTTATAAACAGATTTACTGCATGACACATGATGAAGGATTTTATTGGTGGGATCTTAATCATCTGGATACTGATGAACCAGTTACACGTTTGAACATCCAGGATGTCAGAGAGGCAGTTAACATGAAAGAAGATTCTTTGGACTATTTGATTGGTGGCCTGTACCATGAAAAGACAGACACATTGCATGTTATTGGAGGAACAAACACAGGAAGGATTCACTTGATGAACTGCAGCACGTCAGGACTGACTCATGTGACTAGCCTTCAGGGAGGGCATGCTGCTACAGTCCGTTCTTTCTGTTGGAATGTGCAAGATGATTCTTTGTTGACTGGAGGAGAAGATGCACAGTTGTTACTTTGGAAACCTGGAGCTATAGAGAAGACCTTTACTAAGAAAGAGAGCATGAAAATAGCATCTTCTGTGCACCAACGAGTACGAGTTCATAGTAATGATtcttataaaagaaggaaaaagcagtGA